A part of Miscanthus floridulus cultivar M001 chromosome 6, ASM1932011v1, whole genome shotgun sequence genomic DNA contains:
- the LOC136461471 gene encoding uncharacterized mitochondrial protein AtMg00860-like — KFMVVFIDDILVYSPTAEEHEHHLRTVLEKLAQHQLYVKFSKCEFWLHEVAFLGHVLSAEGVIVDPAKIEAVKEWDQPRNVTEIRSFLGLAGYYRRFIENFSKIARLMTNLLKKTKEFEWAPECEQSFQELKQKLTTTPVLALPDISKDFVVYCDASRQRLGCVLMQDGRVIAYASRQLKEHKNRYPTHDLELAAVVHALKIWRHYLIGNKCDIYTDHKSLKYFFTQEDLNMRQRRWLELIKDYDLEIHYHPGKANVVTDA, encoded by the coding sequence aagttcatggtagtattcattgatgacatccttgtctattcacccaccgctgaagaacacgaacatcatctgagaactgtgcttgagaaactagcccaacatcagctctacgtaaagttcagtaaatgcgaattttggctacacgaagttgccttcctaggccatgtactatcagctgaaggtgtcatagttgacccagccaagattgaagctgtgaaagagtgggatcaaccccgtaatgtgacagaaatcagaagtttcttgggattggctggatactatcgccgattcattgaaaacttctccaagatagctcgttTAATGACCAACctcctgaagaagactaaggagttcgAATGGGCGcccgagtgtgaacaaagcttccaggaattgaaacaaaagcttaccacaactcctgtgctagcattgcctgatatcagcaaagatttcgtagtctattgtgatgcatcccgtcaaagacttggttgtgtactgatgcaagatggaagagtgatagcatatgcgtctcgacaactgaaagaacacaagaaccgttaccctactcatgatctagagttagcagcagttgtgcatgccttgaagatctggagacactacttgataggcaacaagtgtgatatctatacggatcacaagagcttgaagtactttttcactcaggaagatctaaatatgaggcaacgtcgatggctagagttgatcaaggactatgacctagaaattcactatcatccgggaaaagctaatgtagtcacagatgct